The following nucleotide sequence is from Amia ocellicauda isolate fAmiCal2 chromosome 14, fAmiCal2.hap1, whole genome shotgun sequence.
GgggagatgtgctgtgttgggtctgcATCAAAGGTAAAGCTTGGCATTTAGACCAAAGAGTTCAAATTTGTATCATCTGATACATCCTTTGCCATATTTTGAACACTGGCTGTTTCAAAGCTCTCTTTGGTCTCACATCTTCCATTTCTTGATGATTGAGTAActcacagggatattcagaGCCTTGCTTTGAtggctccttggtcttcatggccAAGGAACCTCACTGAAAGGTGTTATTACATAGACCgaggccattcaactaattgtgtggctcattaaggtcattttgtgcaTCTGAATTAATTTAAGTTTGCAGAGcaaagggtttgaatacttacagtgccttgcgaaagtattcacccccttggcatttttctgatttTGTTGACTTaaaacctggaattaaaatggatttttggggggtttgtatcatttgatttgcaTAACAtacctaccactttgaagatgcaaaataatttttattgtgaaacaaacaaacaaaaaaaaaattaagcgtgcataactattcacccccccgAAGTCAATACTTTATAGAGCCACCTAATGCAGCAATTACCGCTTGGAGtatgtctctataagcttggcacatctagccactgggatttttgtccattcttcaaggcaatcTTTGCCCATGTttcagtctcaaatctctggaagactgaaacaggtttccctcaagaatttcactgtatttagtgccatccatcattccttcaattctgatgagtttcccagtccctgccgatgaaaaacatccccacagcatgatgctgccactaccatgcttcactgtgggggatggtgttctcggggtgatgagaggtgttgggtttgtgccagacgtagcattttccttgatggccaaaaagctaaaattttgtctcatctgaccagagaaccttcttccatatgtttggggagtctcccacatgccttttggcgaaCAGCGAATgcgtttgcttatttatttattttatttatgcaatGGCTTTTGCCTGGCCACTCttccgtaaagcccagctctgtggagtgtacggcttaaagtggtcctatggacagatactccaatctccgctgtggagctttgcagctcctttaGGGTTAtgtttggtctctttgttgcctctctgattaatgccctccttgcctggtccatGAGTTTTGGTGGGTGGCCATCTCTtgacaggtttgttgtggtgccatattcttccattttttaataatggatttaatggtgctctgtGGGATCTTCAAAGTTTCGGATATTTgattataacccaaccctggtctgtacttctccacaactttgtccctgacctgtttggatagctccttggtcttcatggtgccgcttgcttgCTGGTGCCGCTTGCTTGCTGGTGCCGCTTGCTTGCTGGTGCCCCGTGCTCAGTGGTGGTGTTGACTatgggcctttcagaacaggtgtatatatactaagATCATGTAatacttagattgcacacaggtggactttatttaactaattatgtgacttctgaaggtaattggttgcaccagatcttatttaggggcttcatagcaaagggggtgaatacatatgcactcctttccatttaaaacaaattctttttttcatttcacttcaacaatttggactattttgtgtatatcCATTACattaaatccaaataaaaatccatttaaattacaggttgtaatacaacaaaataggaaaaactccaatgggggtgaatactttttggAGTAGGTTGTTTGTAACAATTCTGACTTCAAAGtgactgcaagctttaaagctaaaaaatgtgaaaactgtgagagggagtgaatacttttgcaaggccgTATATATGTATTGGTTTATTTCAGGGGTTAAGTGAAATctatttaatttaaagataatagccttttaattaatattgttggaaacatattttctttgaaagaaaAGTGGACTCTTTAAGAGaagtgttttaaataattatttaatttgctttcAATCATGAGAGATTTGTCCCAGGCCCTTATCCCCCGTATATTAAAGCTATAATTAGACTTTTAATAAATCTTTAGTGTATTATCACTGTATCAGTCCTGTCCTGTGATATTAAGTGATTTAACACatatttcttaatttctcaATGCAGATGTGTTTTCATCATGGAAAAGAGGCTGTTGGTGATACTGTTACTTGCTGGTGAGTCAGAATGGCTTGAGCAAGTTCTTCATCAACTTTGTTTGTAAATTATGGGAAGATTTTACAGGCTTTCTACTGCAACATGCACTTGACGTCTAGTGAAAGCAAAGGGCCAGTAATGGATACCTCCTTCCTACACTAAATTGTTTTTCTACACAAATTACAGTTTTACTTATTCAAAACACCCAAGCAAAAGTTCTACAGGGATACAAGGATGTGCTTATTTTATAGGGAAAGACAGGGCAAATTAGGGCAGCTTCCAGTTTCCAGCTATTGAACTGGTCTGATtgccaaattaattaattaattaaacaaaaaaaatcaaatgcttCCCAGCAGGCTGCATGTTCCTTATAGATATGTTTCAAATTAAAAGCATATTTTAAGCTGTACAGTCCTAGTTTTGGACCAGTTAAAACAATGGCACAACAATGTGTCTATTTATAGTAAGTtgataaattaattattattattattattattactatttttatttatttttatttcttggcagatgcccttatccatggcgacttacaacataagtgcaatacaaatgcaagaatacagttaagtacaaggcatcaaacattacaataaacaaagcaattcaatatataatacattttagaacttccaatttataccgTTAAGTACattaagtgcggacatacatcctggaaagtaaagctaagtgccgtcgATGTAAATAAGGTCCAGTATTCAACACTCACCTGAAGGCACCATGGCCCTCTGGGAAGTGAGAGCACTGGCTTGTTGGTAACCTCAGCACcttgccctggcttagggttaTGTGTCATGACTTCAGCAGTCACCTCAATGGTGGTATCATTTGAcccatttttaattaatcttcCACAGTTATTTGCAAAATCAGTGCCTGTCACATTCAGGAAGTGCACTTAATAACAACTCCAAAAACCTGGGAAGATGCTCGTAGTCACTGTAGAGAGTTCTACAAAGATCtggtcactgtggagatcaagGAAAAAAGGGAGCAGCTCTTGGAAATTTCAGACAACACAGAAGTTAATTCGATGTGGATTGGATTGCACAGGCAGTGGGACTGGCAGTGGTCCAGTGGGAAGAGCGTCCCATACTCTGACTGGAGAAAAGACCTGAACTGTGCCAGCATCAATATAGATGGCATTTGGACAGATCAGCCCTGCTTGATGCAACTGCCTTTTATGTGCTTCAAAGGTAAGACACGTTTAACTCGACATATGCTTAAAGAAATTAATTAAAGCTCACTGGGTGATTTTCAGATCTTTTCAATCTGTTCTGTGTTACTCTCAAAAACCCTGCTGGACTGGCaagaactaaaactaaaactaaaaacattccTTTTGGCTGCCTTCCCCCCAGCCCAATGAGGAAATTCTCTTTTGTTGGATGTTTAAGTGTATTTTATGTGTGATTTTTAGATATTCTtaattcttcttattattatttatttctttgcagacgcccttaaccagggtgacttacaaaatataagcgcaatacagtGCCTGCCCGTGTTTAAAAGAGTACCCctaaaatatttgtcaacacaTTATCAAAATAGATTATGTCATATAATGTGTTGTAAATATGTAGTTAGTCTTTGTCACCCTACAGAAGGGCATTTCTATCCCACTGCATTATACCCAATACACTAATATTGCACTTTGGGGGTGGGTTGTTGcacatattaaacaaacatacttattcattaatgcaatttttagAAGAAATtaagaacaacaaaacaacccagAAATATACACTCATTGAAGAAGAGAAATCCTGGATTATGGCTCGGCAGCACTGCAGGGACCAGCACACTGACCTGGCCACCATATTCAGTCAGGAGAAGAATGAGGAAGTGAAAAGTTATGTTGAGAAAAGTCAGTCGGATGTCTGGATTGGGCTGTTTAACGAACCCTGGGAGTGGTCAGATGGCGGTCAGTCAGACTTTAAGAACTGGAGCTTGGGGCAACCAATTAAATACTACAATAGATGCGTGGCCATTAATCAGACTGGTTGGTATGATCTGGAATGCAATTTGACCCTATTCTTCCTGTGTAATGGTGAGTAACCTTGAGATTATTGTCCTGTTTCAAATGTGCAGTCTGTATGTTTGGTTGCAATGACCTCAATTAATTTTTGTGTTCATATTAACCCACAGGGAGAGAAATTACATCAGAACCTAAAGATGATCCACTGACTAATATGTGTGATGCAGTGAAAGAGAGTAAGACATGGTCTGAAGCTCAACAGTGGTGCCGTGGACTTGGCTCTGATCTCCTCACTGTGCACGACAGTGAAGAAGCCTGGGAACTGGTCGAGACACAGCTTCAAAACTATACTGGACAGTTACTCTGGATTGGGCTGTATGCCGGCACAGAGAGGTGGCAGTGGGTAAACGGACAGAATCTCAGCTACTGCAACAGGGGTACTGTTGTGCACCTCTGTGCTTCAGAGGATGCAGAAGGGTACTGGAGGGATTCATCCTGTGATATGTCAAAGCCTTTCATGTGCTACACAAGTACAGTGAAAGGTACAGTGATTGTGTCAGGATGGCTCTCATTGTTCCCTTTCATTGTTTCTACTAGTCTTTTACCCTTTTATGCACTGATATGGCAAAGTACACACAGTGACCTTGCAATTTGTCACACATGGGGGACATGCCACCTCTAAGACTGAATGAACAGGAAAGCTCATTGTGTTAGATATTACTAACCTCTGGTCACTGACCAACCACAACCTTTTGGACTAGTGCATTACCTCCTCTAGGTCTCAATTGCTGAATGACATGATTGTTAATCATGTCAACTGGCAGCTGCAGAACTCCCAGTGgcttgagagagaaagagacatctTGTAGATGACTTTCAAAAAGAGCAGTTTTCCTGAAATGTGAGCCCATGGCACAAATAGCCCCCATGGGTTCTGTGGCCTATGAGGTAGACTCCTCTTCAGGCTCACAGACAACTGGTCAACCACATGGGGACTCAGTTGCTTGACAGGCCTAGACAAACTAATTGTAATGAAATTGCTCAAATCCCAGAAAGCATGCTGTGCTACTTAGGATCCCTATCCAAACTTTCCTGATCTGAATGGACTCCTGGTTTACAACCTTCTTCCTCTCCTATCTTCATTTTCTCAGACAGGAACTTCTTCACCTGGAGATACAAACTCGTCAATGAGCCCAAACCCTGGGCTGAGGCTCGAGCACACTGCATAGAGAACATCACTGACCTGGTTAAAATTGAGGACCAAAGCGAGAATGGAATAGTGAGGATGATGGCAATGGGCAAAGAAGTCTGGATTGGGCTAAAGAAGTATGCCTTGAAGTGGTCTGATGGCGCAGCTGTGACCTTTTTTCACTTGTTCAGAAATCAATCAGAGTACGACTACTATaatcaaaaatgtgtttatgatAATCGTCAGGATTGGGTTTATTCTAATTGCTCTTCTGAATTTCCATTCTTCTGCTATACAGGTAAGATCTACTGTTGATTGTGCTGTTGTGTGGCCAAAGTACATTTTATCAAGTCTGTGCTGCCTAAGCCTTAACCAATCTCACACTATTTGTTATACGCAGTAACATTTGAGTCTCATTGTACCGTTTAAGCATGAATGATTGGCCAATGTGTGCCTGAAATATATTTCCATAAAAGCCcaattattacaaaaaagaaatgcaTCTCAATATAAAGCTCCCttccttttttttccacttcgacatataaactgtactgtatgtataaAACTAACTCTTGAGATATGGGTCTCTGCATGAGTGCATTTATTTACTGTTTGGCACAAGCTTACTACTCGTTGAAGCTCTTCTCTTACATCCCTTCAGATATAAAGAACATCACACTAGTGAAATTGAACAAGACGTGGGAGGAGGCGCTGGACTACTGTAGATCTCACCACACTGACCTCATCAGCAGCACCTCAGCAGTGGACCAATATCTCATTCTCAAGGAGGCCGAAGGTGCCCAATCATCTTACGTGTGGCTGGGCCTGCGACTCAGCCTCATATCGGGCTCCTGGTTCTGGGTAAACAGGGAGCCCATGGTGTATAACAATGGGATGCAGGGAGGACACGACAAGTGCCCCGATTCCAACTACTGCGGAGCCATGTCTACTGAGGACGGCATCTGGACCAACAGCTCCTGTGGCGAGAGGATGAACTTCATCTGCTACACAGGTACCGCTCCTCAGACACAACCCCCTGCCACTACCACTAAAGCAACCTGGGCAGCATTCAACTCTGAATTAAAAGAGTATGTTGTTTTAGATTTGCAAACCATAACATTGAAGATAATATGCTATATGGGAGAGGACGAATCATACGAGGCAGGAGTTTCCTCAGTTTCCTGAGTTTCTATAtatcttcttcttcctcctcaaACCATGCAGAGGAGACTCCAAGGCTGTTGTCTCGGATGAAGGCACATTTCTCTCCTCGGTGTTCTCAGATCCTAAGAGTTTAACAAAAAGCCAAGCACTGTAGCTTAAATGATTAACACTGTAGTGCAAACATTTTCAGTGGGATTTGTACCACCTCTCCCCGATCCTGAAATCAAGGGAGAGATGATGTACGCACAACAATTGATTGCACATTACGCATGCCCACTAAGGTGGAGCATTTAggcaaaatattttgaaaacaagcactgAGCTCACATCACCAGTTTGCAAAGCCTCGAGAGCTTGTCATTCTCTGAACAGCAAAATATTTTGTAGATGCACTTGTTTCAGATATCTGTCCAAATGGATTCACTCAGGGCAAGCATCATTGTGCTTTTCACTCCCTGACTCTGCTGTTCTGTGCTTTTCCTCTTCAGATCTCCCCAGAGGCAGCCCTTAATGTACCTTATCAGCCAGAGCGGCCTGGAattggttccttgttctccagAAGGCATCAGTCTTCAAATACATTCCTAACTATTATATGaatgaatcaatacaaaatGATAGGTTACAAATGTAGCCAcgtttatctgaaaaaggattgTACCCAGAGGCTGTAGGCTGCTGTCACTCAGGTCACACTTGTGACACACACAGGCCAAAAGCCTCTTTTAACATTCAAGCTGGGACTCCTGACTCATCAGCAGAAGCCCTTTTctatgtaatatatttaaatattatcagTATAAAGTCCCAGCTTGAATACAAGAGAAGCTGAGTGCTCTGTGAGTCACTAGTTAAAGCAGGCAGAAGGAGGGTCCGTCTGAGTGTCACACACAGAGGCCTgcaggcagctttgttagacaaATGTCCATGGTAATTAAAATGTCCTATCACTGCTTGGGTAGTATCCTCGATTCAAAAGATAACTTAGTATACACTTTGAATTAACTCTTCACCATATTGTATgtactgcttttgtttttcattctttcatattttcttttgtgtgtgtgcgtttgacAAATCTATGTACAAAATATTcctttttaatttcacatttatATCTATGTGTGTAGTCAGAATTATAAACTGGCATTACAAAAATGGTTGGggacttatttatttagtgaAATGACTAATATTACTAAAATGTTATGAAGACAAGTTTGCTAATGTACGCCTACAGAAACAGTTGTGTGTATGACTTGCATGTTTTGGGTTTTAGTAAGCCAGGATCAATTGAAACCTGTTATTGTGTCTTATTGGTGTGAAcatcaagaaaaaataaacagtttgaCATATTCTCATCTCACTTATCTTTAATGTGAAAATCCCTTCTTGGTGCATGAAGTGTCCAAataatcgagagagagagatgtattttcAATCAAGCGGAATTTATTATGAGAAGCTGCAAGGAAGAGATTcaagaggcgatctcaagaacagtctcaGAAAAGTTTCAAAGtaaaggcacttttatgcagccAAAATATGGTTAACAATAAATATACCACCTCTGAGAATTCAATTTTCTGTGTTACTAGCTTATTATTTACAAgctcaaaaataattaaaataattaattagccCAAATGATAGTTTATATAGTTCATTTTAAGTACTATGATGCCATGGTAAACATACATGATACAAATTTCTTAGTTTAGTTCACAAGCACCTTTCAGAACATGATCTCTACACATATATAAAACTGATTAAACAAACCTTAGTCGTTATGATGCACTTGTCATTTATGATGCAGGACCCTGTGTCTCTGACCCAGCCACGGACACACTGGTTGTAGGCATGAAGGCCTTTGAAGCAGCGAAGTTCATCCCTTGTGTATGGACTTGGTGTAAAGATCAAATAGTTCATAATGTAAATTATTCCATACGGATCTTGTCCCTTTCTCAGTTTTTCTTCATAACGTTCTCTTTCAATACTGTCCCTCAATGTATTCAGTAACACTTTCTTTCTCCGACTGATCATTTTACGtacttttatttgcatttttgttgAGGTTTGTTTGGGTACACTCTATAGGAATTGTTAGCGTGACAGCAGTCGTTGTCATGCAAATTAGCtgccgttgatttgttatgcaTCTAGTTACTTGTAATGTGTAGATATTAGTGTTACGACATTCTATGCTTGTAATTACATtgtatatctgtatctgtatattttagttacagttattttaatactattttcCTGTCAGTAAAGTGGTATGAGCCAGGCCAGGCCATTTTTCCTGTTGGCGTGTGAATGAAGtctatttgtatacatttgtattcgTGAATGTGTGCAGATCATTTTCTATCACAGATTTTCCTAATTCTGTATTTTTCAGTAAAGTACGATCTGTACGATTTTCACTAAAGAGTCCAAACGGTACTCCTGCCTGCTGAGTCTTTATTGAGAAGCTGTTCGCTGTCTGCCAAGCCTTGTACTTCAGACACATTGCAAGGGCAGAACAgtcaaaattaacaaaactactCGCCCTGTTGTCATTTGGGACAATGTCAGTTTCCCATAAGGTGGCTCTGGTCTGTAAATGCTTCAATGACAACCCAACAATCTCTAATGTGTTTCTTCCACCCAACTCACCATTCCTTATCCCCAGTGTAAGGTCTATTACATTTTCCAGGctatggaggaggcttgtgtgGACACAGCTATGGAGTCCTGCCAGGGGTGGATAAGGCATATCAGAGTGTATTTCCCCCGCTGCCTGCACAGGATAAACATTGCCTGTGATGTAGACAAAAACTTCTGGCCTGGCCAAATAAACTTTTACCTACAATCAGCTTATATTCTCTTACTTtggttgaagtattttacatggGCTACATTTGTTTCCCCAACATTACTTGACAGCTAGCAAATTTAGTTGAAATTCTGAACATACCTTTTTGGAAATTCTGGTGTTCATATATTGTTGGTACACTTGAACATACTCTCTAccacaatttacacagattacAGTAGCATGCTACTGATAATACtgaaaacacatattttataaTAGTTTTTCATTTATCGCAGCTGTGTGTAATGGGTATTCAGTAGGGTCTATTAATTTGATGGC
It contains:
- the LOC136767278 gene encoding snaclec rhodocytin subunit alpha-like, whose translation is MGLCMSAFIYCLAQAYYSLKLFSYIPSDIKNITLVKLNKTWEEALDYCRSHHTDLISSTSAVDQYLILKEAEGAQSSYVWLGLRLSLISGSWFWVNREPMVYNNGMQGGHDKCPDSNYCGAMSTEDGIWTNSSCGERMNFICYTDLPRGSP